The Sphingomonas donggukensis genomic interval TCCGAATGCCGCACCGCGTCGCCACCACCAGCGATCTCGGCCATCGTCCGCCCGCTCGCCACGCTGGTCAGTGCGGTATCGACCAGCCCGCCCGACGCGCCGGCATGGGCATCATCGACTTTCTTCAGCAGCCAGTTGTCTCGGCTTTCACCGGCGCGCGGCTTCATCCGTACCAGCAGCCATTCGCCCTGCATCCGCTCACCGTGCAGGATGACGTGGACGTGCCCCTCACGAATCATCTTCGCCGGATCCTTGCCGCCGACGGCTTCCCACGTGCCGCGATCCCACAACATCACTGTGCCGCCGCCATATTCGCCCTTGGGGATCGTCCCCTCGAACGTCGCATATGACATCGGGTGATCCTCGGTCCGCACCGCCAGCCGCTTGTCCTGTGGGTCAAGGCTCGGGCCCCGCGTCACCGCCCAGCTCTTCAGCACCCCATCCATCTCCAGCCGCAAATCCCAGTGCAACCGGGTCGCGTCATGCTTCTGGACCATGAAGCTGTGGCCAGCTGCAGTCCCCCGCGCGCCCTTCGGCTCGCGCGTCTTCGCGAAATCGCGCTTGGCGTTGTACGTCGCGAGCGGATCGGCTTTCGCCATCTCAGGCGCGCTTCTTCGCCGGAGCCTTCTTGGCCGCCGCCGGTTTCGCCGCCGGCTTGTCGAGCGACTTCTTCAGCGCCGCCATCAGATCGACCACGTTCGATCCCTTCGCCGGGGCATCGTCCTTGTCGAGCGACACCTTCCCCGACTTCGACTTGCGCTTGCGGTCGATCAGGTCCTTCAGCGCGTCGACATAGCGGTCGTGGAACTCACGCGCATCGAACTTGCCCGATTTCTTGTCGATCAGCGTCGTCGCCAGATCGAGCAAATCGGCATCGGGCTTGGCATCGGGAATGTCGCGGAAATAGCTCGCGGCGGCATTGACTTCGTCGGCATAGCGCAGCGTTTCCAGCACCATGCCGCGCCCGCATGGCTTCAGGCTGATGACATATTCGCGGCCCCGCATCGCCAGCTGGCCCAGCCCCACCTTCTTCGCCCGCCGCATCGCCTCGCGCAGCACGATGAAGGCTTCCTCGGCCAGATCGTCGGCGGGCACCACGTAATAGGGCTTGTCGTAGTAGATCGCATCGACCTCGCCGACGTCGACGAACTGGGTCAGCTCCAGCGTCTTCTTGCTCTCCAGCTTGACGCCCGCGATCTCGTCCTCGTCGAGCAGGACGTACTCGCCCTTCTCATATTCGAACCCCTTCATGATCTCGTCGCGGTCGACCGGGCCGATGCCGTCGACGACCTTCTCGTAATGGATCGGCTTGCCCGACGGCTCGTGGATCTGCCGGAAGGCGACGCTCGCGCCCGACTTGGTCGCCGAATAGATCTCGACCGGAATCGACACGAGCGCGAGCCGGATCTGGCCTTGCCAATAAGCGCGGGCGGGCATGGGCGGACTCCTGTGTGGCGACGCGGGAGTCAAAGTGGCGAGGGGGGAAAGGGTTCCGTCTTGGGGTGTGCCATGCCGTTCAGGCTGGGGGAGTGGGAGTGAGGAGGCGAAGCGACGCCTATCCCTTAACCCGCTCGTGCTGAGCGCAGTCGAAGCACATGCCCAAGGCGCAGCGCCGCGGCAAAGCCGCGTCGTCGGTCAGCACGATGCGCCGCCGGCCGAGGTCTTCGCGATGTCGTAAATCGTCTTCGCCGATTTTCGGCGAAGACCTGGAGCGGGCGAAGGGATTCGAACCACCCGCGCAGCCCGGCAGGGCGGAGCGCCAACAAAAGAACTCGAGGGTTCGCGGCATGTCAAAGCCATGCCGTCGGTCACCGCAAGCGGTGCCGGCCGTCGCCGCCGATCAAGACAGGATTTGGCGCCGCCAAATCCTGGCGGCGACTGGAGCGGGCGAAGGGATTCGAACCCTCGACCCCAACCTTGGCAAGGTTGTGCTCTACCCCTGAGCTACGCCCGCTCTGGCGTTGCCCGAACACTTGGTCCGGGCGGGTGGAGGCGGGCCATTAGCAGCGGTTCCCACCCCCCGCAACCCCGTTTCCGGCGCGCGGCGAAAACACTTGGCGTGTGCGCCCGGCGCGCCCACATGGTGGGGCACTCGCATTCCCACCGCGTACAGGAGCATGTCTTGGCCACGCTAGGTCTTTCGCCCGACGACAAGGACGCCGTCGAAACCTTCCGCCGCGATGTCGTCGATCCGTCGATGACCCACCTCGTCATCATCGATTTCTGGGCGGAGTGGTGCGGGCCGTGCAAGGCGCTCGGCCCCGTGCTCGAAAAGGTCGCCGAGGATTATGCGTCGAAGGGCGTGAAGCTCGTCAAGATCGACGTCGACGCCAACAAGTTCATCGCCGCGCAGTTTCAGGTCCGCTCGATCCCGACCGTCTATGCGATGTTCCAAGGCCAGCTCGCCGCCGACCTGACCAGCGCGCGCACCGAATCGCAGCTGAAGGCGATGCTCGACCAGCTGTTGAAGCAGCTGCCGATCCAGAGCGACGACGCCGCGCAGGAAGCCGAGCTGGAGCCGCTGATCGCGATGGCCGAGCAGGTGCTGGGCGAGGGCGACGCGACGCGGGCGCTGTCGATCTACGACCAGTTGGCCGAGATGGCGCCCGACCACGCGGTCATCGCCGCCGGTCGCGCCCGTGCGCTCGTGGCGCTCGACCGCCTCGACGAGGCCGAGGCGGCGCTCGCCGCGATGCCGGAGGACGCCGCCAAGGCGCCCGAGGTCGCCCGCGCTCGCTCGGCACTCGATCTCGCCCGCAGCGCGACCCCGGTCGCCGACCTGTCGGGCCTCGCCGCAAAAGTCGCCGGCGATCCCGACGACCATGCCTCCGCGATGGAGCTGGCCGGCGGCCAGATGGCGGCGGGCGACCGCGATGCCGCGGCGGAAACGCTGCTGCGTTCGATCGACACCGACAAGGACTGGAACGAGGGCGCCGCCCGCCAGCAGCTGTTGAAGCTGTTCGAGGCGGTCGGGCTGGAAGACCCCTGGGTGTCGGCGCAGCGCCGCAAGCTGAGCGCGATCCTGTTCGGATGACCGCGGAGGAAACCCGCACGACGACGCGCCTGTCGATCTTTCCGCTGCCGGGCGCCTTGCTGTTCCCCGGCATGCACCTGCCGCTCCACATCTTCGAGCCGCGATACCGAGCGATGGTGACCGACGCGGTGGCGCGCGACCGGCGCATCGGCATGATCCAGCCGCGCGGGGCCGCGACCGCCCCCGACGCGCCGCCGCCGCTGTTCGAGATCGGCTGCGTCGGGCGCATCGCCGATATCGAGGCGCTGCCCGACGGCCGCTTCGACATCGTGCTGGAGGGGCTGGCGAAATTCCGCGTCGTGCAGGAACTCGACGTGACCACCCCGTTTCGGCAGATCGAGGCACTGTTGCTGCCGACCCGCACCGACGAGATGCTGAACCTTGGCGAACGCGCCGCTCTGGAAGTCGAATCGCGCCGCTTCGCCGATGCGCAGGGCTATGCCGTCGACTGGGAAGCCGTGACGCGGCTGGACGACGAGGCACTGGTCAACGGCATCGCCCAGATCGCCCCCTTCGACCCCGCCTCCAAACAGGCGCTGCTGGAGGCCGAAACTCTGGGTGAGCGCGCCGAGATGATCGTCCAGCTGATGGCGTTCTTCGGGCGGCACGACGACGATACGGGCACGTTGCAGTAAGGGGGTTAGCCTCCCACCCCCAAACCGTTCGCCTCGAGTAGGGATCGAGCGAAGTCGAGAGCCCGTATCGAGAGGTCCCCTCTTGTGGCACCCACCTCTCGATACGTCGTCTCGACAAGCTCGACGCCTACTCGAGGCGAACGGTGGGGAAGGGGGGTAACCCATCGACGCCTACTCGAGGCGAACGGTGGGGAGGGAAGGTGCCTTCCCCTCCATCGCCCTCTCCACCGCAGCCACCATCGCCGCATCCGCCACCAGCCGTAGCTTGCTGCGCCGGTCGAGCACATCCGCCGCGGTCACCGCCCATTCCTGCGCGCGCATCCAGCCGAGCTCCACCGCGGTCAGCCCGCCGCCCAGTTCCGGCCCCATGTCGGCGATGCTCCGCACGTCGGCCAGCATCGTCCACAGTTGCTCGCCGTACGCATGCGCCATCCGCGCCGAACGTTGCCGCCCCAGAAACGGGTAGCGCTCGCGCACCTGCGCCAGGAACGTCGCGAAATCGGGGATCGCGCCGCCCGGAAACACCCGCGCCCGCGTCACCGGATGTGCCCTGACCCCGATCGACGGGCCGATCCGCGCCATCGCCTCCTCGGCCAGATGCCGCGCGGTCGTGATCTTGCCGCCAAACACGCTCAACAATGGCGGACCATCCTCGTCCAGCTCCAGCACGTAATCGCGCGTCACCGCCTTCGCTTCGCTCGCGCCGTCGTCATAGAGCGGCCGCACGCCCGACCATGTCGCGACCACATCGGCGGCCCCGATCTGCGTCACGAAATGGCGGTTGATCGCGTCACAAAGATATCCGACCTCGGCGTCGTCGATCACCGCATCCTCGGGCGCCGCGACGGGCACGTCGGTGGTGCCGATTTCGGTGAAGCCGTCCTGCCACGGCACCGCGAAGACGATGCGGCCGTCGGGCTGTTGCAGGATATAGGCGTGGTCACCGTCGTACAGCCGCGGCACGACGATGTGGCTGCCCTTGACCAGCCGCACGCCCGCCCGCGGCGTGACGCCCAGCAGCCCGGTCGCCTCCGCCACCCACGGCCCGGCGGCATTGACGATCCCGCGCGCGGTGACGCTGCGTCCGTCCGACAGCGTCGCGCGCCACGTGTTACCCTCGCGCCGCGCCGCCACCAGAGCGGTGCGCGTCGCGATCTCCGCGCCGTTCGCCGCGGCGTCCTGCGCATTGGCGAGCGTCAGCCGCGAATCGTCGACGAAGGCGTCCGAATAGACGAACCCGCGCTCCCCGCCCTTCAGCGGCGCGGTGTAGGCAACGTCGCCTTTCCGCAACCCCCGCGACCGCGGCAGGCTCGATCCCCACGCCAGCAGGTCGTACAGCCACAGCCCCGCGCGCACCAACCACCACGGCCGGACCGCATGCTCGTGCGGCAGCACGAACGCCAGCGGGCGGATCAGGTGCGGCGCCGCCGCCATCAGCCGCTCCCGCTCGGCCAGCGCCTCGTGCACCAGGCGGAAGTCGTAATATTCCAGGTAGCGTAGGCCGCCGTGGATCAGCTTGGTCGACGCCGACGAGGTGTGGCTGGCCAGGTCGTCGCGCTCGACCAGCAGGACGCCGAGGCCCAGCAGACTCGCCTCGCGCGCGATCGCACAGCCGTTGATGCCGCCGCCGATGATGAGCAGGTCGAAATCGGTCGCCGCCATGCCGCCTGCCTTAGCGGGTGACGGAACTGGTGCGAAACCCTATCTCGGGCGAATGCCCAAGCGTCCTCCCGGTCTCCCGACCCGCCAGCAGATCCTCGACTTCATCGAAACCTCGGACACACCGGCGGGCAAGCGCGAGATCGCGCGCGGCTTCGGGCTGCACGGCGCCGACAAGATCGCCTTGAAAGCGCTTCTGAAGGACATGGCCGACGAGGGGCTGATCGACGGCGCGCCGGGTCGCGCCTTCCACAAGATGGGCGGGCTGCCCAAGGTCACCGTGCTGCGCGTCGTCGACGTCGACGACGGCGGCAACGTCTGGGCGGTGCCCGATCGCTGGGAAGCCGAGGGCGTCGCGATTCCGCGGCTACGGGTGCGCGAGAAGAAGGGCGCAGCACTCGGCGTCGGCGCGCGCATCCTTGCCCGCACCGAGGAAGCCGGCAACGGCTGGATCGCCCACCCGATGAAAGTTCTCCCGCGCGGCGAGGACAATTTCATGGGCGTGCTTCGCGACGAGGGCGGCACGTTGTTCCTCGCCGGCCTCGACAAGAAGGACCGCCGCGACTGGCTGGTGTCGGACGCGGGCGGCGCGGTAGCGGGCGACCTGGTCATCGCCGAACGCGCCGGCCGCCCGCCGCGCGTCACCGCCCGTGTCGTCGAGCGGCTGGGCGAGGCGTTCGCGCCGCGCAGCTTCTCGATGATCGCGATTCACAAGCACGGCATTCCCCACGTCTTTTCGGGCGAACTGCTCGACGAGGCCAAGCGCGTGGCCGCGCAGCCGCTCGGCTCCACCAAACCGTTCGTTTCGAGCGAAGTCGAGAAACCTGAGCCCGGAACACGTTTCTCGACTTCGCTCGAAACGAACGGGAAATCCGAGGCGCGCGAAGACCTGCGCCATCTGCCCATCGTCGCGATCGACCCGGTCGATGCGCGCGACCATGACGATGCGGTGTGGGCGCAAGAACGCGAGGACGGCGGGTGGGACGCGGTGGTCGCGATCGCGGACGTCAGCTTCTACGTCCGCCCCGGCTCGCTCCTCGACCGCGAGGCGCGCAAGCGCGGCAATTCGGTCTATTTCCCCGACCGCGTCGTGCCGATGCTGCCGGAAATCCTGTCTGCCGACGTGTGCTCGCTGAAGGAAGGCGTCGACCGCGCCGCGCTCGCCTGCCACCTGAAGATTGCCAAATCGGGCAAGCTGGAAAGCTGGCGATTCAGCCGCGCGGTCGTCCGGCTCGCGGCCAACATTCCTTATGAGGATGCGCAGGCGGCGATCGACTACCATGCGTCACCCCAGCGAACGCTGGGGTCTTCGGCCGCAACCGCAGACACTGCTGCACCAGATCCCAGCTTTCGCTGGGATGACGCCTTGGTGGAGACGGCGCTCGTTCCCCTCTGGGCCTGCTGGCGCGCGCTGAACGCAGCGCGCGCCGCCCGCGCGCCGCTCGACCTCGACCTGCCCGAGCGTCGCATCGTGCTCGACGAAAAGGGCCGCATCCTCTCGGTCGCCCCGCGCGAACGATTGGACGCACACAAGCTGATCGAGGATTACATGATCGCCGCCAACGTCGCCGCGGCGAAGGCGCTGGAGGCGAAAAAGATGCCGGTCATGTACCGCGTCCACGAGCCCCCGGCGCGCGAGAAGCTGGTCGCGCTGAAGGAGTATCTCAAGACCTTCGACATCGAGTTTGCCTTGGGCCAGGTCATCCGCCCTGCCACCTTCAACCAGCTGCTCGACCGCATCGGCGACAGCGATTTCCGCCCCCAGGCGATGGAGCAGGTGCTCCGCACCCAGACCCAGGCCTATTACGGCCCGCAGAACGCCGGCCATTTCGGCCTCGCGCTCGGCAGTTACGCGCACTTCACCTCGCCGATCCGCCGCTACGCCGACCTGATGGTCCACCGCGCGCTGGTCGAGGGCTATAAGCTCGGCCCCGGCGGGATCACCCATGAGGAAGTCGCCGGCTTCGACCGCATCGGCGAAGGCATCAGCCAGCTCGAGCGCCGCGCGATGGAGGCGGAGCGGGAGACCGTCGATCGCTACGTCGCCGCCTACCTCAGCGAACATGTCGGCAGCATCATGGACGCACGCATCACCGGCGTGCAGTCGTTCGGCTTCTTCGCCACGGTCGAGGGGATCGGCGGCGATGGCCTGGTCCCCGCACGCGACCTGGGGGCCGAATATTTCCGCTGGGAGGAAAAGGGCCAGCGGCTGGTCGGCGAACACAGCGGCATCGAATTCGCGCTCGGCCAGCGGCTGCAACTGCGGCTGGCGGAGGCCAATCCGGTCAGCGGCGCGCTGCGCTTCGAACTGCCCGACGGCAAGGGATCGGCGGGCGGCGGCGACGATCGCGGCCACCGCGGCAAGGGGCGTCCACCGCGCGTCTTGAAGCA includes:
- a CDS encoding LON peptidase substrate-binding domain-containing protein, with product MTAEETRTTTRLSIFPLPGALLFPGMHLPLHIFEPRYRAMVTDAVARDRRIGMIQPRGAATAPDAPPPLFEIGCVGRIADIEALPDGRFDIVLEGLAKFRVVQELDVTTPFRQIEALLLPTRTDEMLNLGERAALEVESRRFADAQGYAVDWEAVTRLDDEALVNGIAQIAPFDPASKQALLEAETLGERAEMIVQLMAFFGRHDDDTGTLQ
- a CDS encoding ribonuclease R family protein, whose amino-acid sequence is MPKRPPGLPTRQQILDFIETSDTPAGKREIARGFGLHGADKIALKALLKDMADEGLIDGAPGRAFHKMGGLPKVTVLRVVDVDDGGNVWAVPDRWEAEGVAIPRLRVREKKGAALGVGARILARTEEAGNGWIAHPMKVLPRGEDNFMGVLRDEGGTLFLAGLDKKDRRDWLVSDAGGAVAGDLVIAERAGRPPRVTARVVERLGEAFAPRSFSMIAIHKHGIPHVFSGELLDEAKRVAAQPLGSTKPFVSSEVEKPEPGTRFSTSLETNGKSEAREDLRHLPIVAIDPVDARDHDDAVWAQEREDGGWDAVVAIADVSFYVRPGSLLDREARKRGNSVYFPDRVVPMLPEILSADVCSLKEGVDRAALACHLKIAKSGKLESWRFSRAVVRLAANIPYEDAQAAIDYHASPQRTLGSSAATADTAAPDPSFRWDDALVETALVPLWACWRALNAARAARAPLDLDLPERRIVLDEKGRILSVAPRERLDAHKLIEDYMIAANVAAAKALEAKKMPVMYRVHEPPAREKLVALKEYLKTFDIEFALGQVIRPATFNQLLDRIGDSDFRPQAMEQVLRTQTQAYYGPQNAGHFGLALGSYAHFTSPIRRYADLMVHRALVEGYKLGPGGITHEEVAGFDRIGEGISQLERRAMEAERETVDRYVAAYLSEHVGSIMDARITGVQSFGFFATVEGIGGDGLVPARDLGAEYFRWEEKGQRLVGEHSGIEFALGQRLQLRLAEANPVSGALRFELPDGKGSAGGGDDRGHRGKGRPPRVLKHRGRPANIRHQGRKR
- the glpD gene encoding glycerol-3-phosphate dehydrogenase is translated as MAATDFDLLIIGGGINGCAIAREASLLGLGVLLVERDDLASHTSSASTKLIHGGLRYLEYYDFRLVHEALAERERLMAAAPHLIRPLAFVLPHEHAVRPWWLVRAGLWLYDLLAWGSSLPRSRGLRKGDVAYTAPLKGGERGFVYSDAFVDDSRLTLANAQDAAANGAEIATRTALVAARREGNTWRATLSDGRSVTARGIVNAAGPWVAEATGLLGVTPRAGVRLVKGSHIVVPRLYDGDHAYILQQPDGRIVFAVPWQDGFTEIGTTDVPVAAPEDAVIDDAEVGYLCDAINRHFVTQIGAADVVATWSGVRPLYDDGASEAKAVTRDYVLELDEDGPPLLSVFGGKITTARHLAEEAMARIGPSIGVRAHPVTRARVFPGGAIPDFATFLAQVRERYPFLGRQRSARMAHAYGEQLWTMLADVRSIADMGPELGGGLTAVELGWMRAQEWAVTAADVLDRRSKLRLVADAAMVAAVERAMEGKAPSLPTVRLE
- a CDS encoding tetratricopeptide repeat protein, encoding MATLGLSPDDKDAVETFRRDVVDPSMTHLVIIDFWAEWCGPCKALGPVLEKVAEDYASKGVKLVKIDVDANKFIAAQFQVRSIPTVYAMFQGQLAADLTSARTESQLKAMLDQLLKQLPIQSDDAAQEAELEPLIAMAEQVLGEGDATRALSIYDQLAEMAPDHAVIAAGRARALVALDRLDEAEAALAAMPEDAAKAPEVARARSALDLARSATPVADLSGLAAKVAGDPDDHASAMELAGGQMAAGDRDAAAETLLRSIDTDKDWNEGAARQQLLKLFEAVGLEDPWVSAQRRKLSAILFG
- a CDS encoding Ku protein, translated to MPARAYWQGQIRLALVSIPVEIYSATKSGASVAFRQIHEPSGKPIHYEKVVDGIGPVDRDEIMKGFEYEKGEYVLLDEDEIAGVKLESKKTLELTQFVDVGEVDAIYYDKPYYVVPADDLAEEAFIVLREAMRRAKKVGLGQLAMRGREYVISLKPCGRGMVLETLRYADEVNAAASYFRDIPDAKPDADLLDLATTLIDKKSGKFDAREFHDRYVDALKDLIDRKRKSKSGKVSLDKDDAPAKGSNVVDLMAALKKSLDKPAAKPAAAKKAPAKKRA